One genomic region from Clostridium saccharobutylicum DSM 13864 encodes:
- a CDS encoding response regulator transcription factor, with product MKKSVLIVEDELRIRFLLRDYLIKENFNIFEASNGEEGLFVFSTQKIDLVLLDIMMPIMDGLTMLEKLREVSTVPVILLTAKGEEEDKLQGYDYGADDYVTKPFSPKVLIAKVKALLKRTREDVDSSYQDFNGLTINKLSHEVKINDKEITLSPKEYELLIYLVTNDGIALSRDNILDNVWGVDYYGDIRTVDTNVKRLREKLLDKSNYIVTVRGSGYKFEGK from the coding sequence ATGAAGAAATCTGTTTTAATTGTAGAAGATGAACTTAGAATTAGATTCCTGCTTAGAGATTATTTAATTAAGGAAAACTTTAATATTTTTGAAGCCTCAAATGGCGAAGAAGGTTTATTTGTATTTAGTACACAAAAAATTGACTTAGTCCTCTTGGATATAATGATGCCTATCATGGATGGTCTGACTATGTTAGAAAAATTAAGAGAAGTTTCAACCGTTCCTGTAATTTTATTAACTGCTAAAGGTGAGGAAGAAGATAAACTTCAAGGTTATGATTATGGCGCTGATGATTATGTGACCAAACCTTTTAGTCCAAAAGTTTTAATTGCTAAAGTAAAGGCATTATTAAAAAGAACTAGAGAAGATGTTGATTCTAGTTATCAAGATTTTAACGGACTTACTATAAACAAACTTTCACACGAAGTTAAGATTAATGACAAAGAAATAACGTTGTCGCCAAAGGAGTATGAACTGTTAATTTATTTAGTCACAAATGATGGTATTGCTTTAAGCAGGGATAATATTTTAGATAATGTATGGGGTGTTGATTATTATGGTGATATTCGTACTGTAGATACAAATGTCAAAAGACTTAGAGAAAAGTTATTAGATAAATCCAATTACATTGTTACTGTTCGTGGAAGCGGATACAAATTTGAAGGTAAATAA
- a CDS encoding sensor histidine kinase, with amino-acid sequence MKHSLSKRLFGITLSLIIGLMLLTYFAESTLFERFYSYKKTNSLINEVGKFRDLYSLHIDNDIDLYQVLQKFENDNNAQIVITSLNRHIIYQSRKIQGDSDSFNFCSELINNDDLITDVINNSKIEYTTFTNESSGLKKIGVVSPMSINHKNDSLIFCVSSVQPIEEASQVIDEFLIYLFLGLIIISIILASFYSNLISKPLVSLTHVANKMSNMDFSVVCATDREDEIGILARSLNFLSNNLHNALLDLQQKNKKLKDDIEKERQLETMRKDFTANVSHELKTPIGIIEGYAEGLRDGIVSGEDAKMYLETIIDEAQKMSVLVTNMLELSKLESGSIKPNFEGFNINRLINKILKKHTPDFEEHKFNVNFSSTNPYSYVYADPFQMEQVFTNLITNAIKYTPPGNNINIDITEGLEKFKITVQNMGVTIPEGEISKLFDKFYRLDKSRERTQRNSTGIGLSIVKNILLLHNSEFNLQNINGGVEFYFYLEKIVALEDKEDE; translated from the coding sequence ATGAAACATAGTTTATCAAAAAGATTATTTGGTATAACTTTATCTCTAATTATAGGTTTAATGCTTTTAACTTACTTTGCAGAATCAACTTTATTTGAAAGATTTTATTCATATAAGAAAACTAATTCTTTGATTAATGAAGTTGGTAAATTTCGTGATTTATATTCCTTACATATTGACAATGATATAGATTTATATCAAGTGCTTCAAAAATTCGAAAATGATAATAATGCTCAAATTGTTATTACCTCTTTAAATAGACATATTATATATCAATCTAGAAAAATTCAAGGTGATAGTGACAGTTTTAATTTTTGTTCAGAACTAATAAATAATGATGACTTAATAACGGATGTTATTAATAATTCTAAAATCGAATATACAACTTTTACCAACGAAAGTAGCGGGCTAAAAAAGATAGGTGTCGTCAGTCCTATGTCCATAAATCATAAAAATGATAGCCTAATCTTTTGTGTATCTTCTGTTCAGCCAATAGAAGAAGCTTCCCAAGTTATAGATGAATTTTTAATTTATTTATTTTTAGGATTAATTATTATCTCTATAATTCTTGCGTCATTTTATTCTAATTTAATTTCTAAACCACTTGTAAGTTTAACTCATGTTGCAAATAAAATGTCAAACATGGATTTTTCAGTGGTTTGTGCTACTGATCGAGAAGATGAAATCGGAATTCTAGCAAGATCACTTAACTTTTTATCTAATAATCTTCATAATGCATTATTAGATTTACAGCAAAAAAACAAAAAACTTAAAGATGATATTGAGAAAGAAAGACAACTTGAGACTATGAGAAAAGATTTCACTGCAAATGTAAGCCACGAACTCAAAACTCCTATTGGAATAATTGAAGGATATGCTGAAGGTCTTAGAGATGGAATTGTATCAGGAGAAGATGCTAAAATGTATTTAGAAACAATTATTGATGAAGCTCAAAAAATGAGTGTTCTAGTCACTAATATGTTAGAACTTTCAAAATTAGAATCTGGATCCATAAAACCAAATTTTGAAGGTTTTAATATCAATAGACTTATTAACAAAATACTAAAAAAACATACCCCTGATTTTGAAGAGCATAAATTTAATGTTAACTTCTCTTCAACTAATCCATATAGTTACGTTTATGCAGATCCCTTTCAAATGGAGCAGGTTTTTACAAATCTAATAACTAATGCAATCAAGTATACTCCTCCAGGTAATAATATAAATATAGATATTACTGAAGGATTAGAAAAATTTAAAATAACTGTTCAAAATATGGGTGTAACTATTCCTGAAGGTGAAATCAGTAAGTTATTTGATAAATTTTATAGATTAGATAAATCAAGAGAACGAACTCAACGAAACAGTACTGGTATTGGATTATCAATAGTAAAAAATATTTTACTATTACACAATAGTGAATTTAACCTTCAAAATATTAATGGTGGTGTTGAATTCTACTTCTATTTGGAAAAAATAGTTGCACTTGAAGATAAAGAAGATGAATAA
- a CDS encoding asparaginase, with protein MKNILLLSTGGTIASAPTENGLAPAIHSDNILSLLDSVLYNYKVTTKDILSLDSSNIQPEEWKVIAKSIYENCNKYDGIVITHGTDTMAYTASILSFMLPNIQIPVVITGSQLPLLNPLTDGIENLRCAFAMAASETPGIFLAFNRKVILGSRAVKVRTTGFDAFESVNSPYAATIDSSGLHINHQVIKKVTGKCKLEDKLCKDIFLIKLTPGLNPEIFDMLLNMNYKGIVIEAFGAGGLHFIRRDLISKLEKIVQKGITVVVCSQCLYERSDFSIYETGKLALEKGVLQGYDMTTEATVTKLMWALGKTNDVEEIKKIFQTSFVGEVTIL; from the coding sequence ATGAAAAACATTTTGTTATTAAGTACTGGGGGAACTATTGCATCTGCACCAACGGAGAATGGACTTGCACCAGCAATTCATAGTGATAATATTTTATCTTTGCTTGATAGTGTTTTGTATAACTATAAGGTTACTACAAAAGATATCCTTAGTCTTGATAGTTCTAATATTCAACCTGAAGAATGGAAAGTAATAGCTAAGAGCATATATGAAAATTGCAACAAGTATGATGGTATAGTAATTACGCATGGAACTGATACAATGGCATATACAGCCTCAATTTTATCTTTTATGCTACCTAATATACAAATTCCTGTTGTCATTACAGGATCTCAGTTACCATTATTAAACCCGTTAACAGATGGAATTGAAAATTTAAGATGTGCATTTGCTATGGCTGCAAGTGAAACACCTGGAATATTTTTAGCTTTTAACCGTAAGGTTATATTAGGAAGCCGTGCAGTTAAAGTTCGTACAACTGGATTTGATGCATTTGAAAGTGTAAATTCTCCGTATGCAGCAACAATTGATTCAAGCGGCTTGCATATTAACCATCAAGTTATAAAGAAAGTAACAGGTAAGTGCAAACTTGAAGATAAATTGTGCAAGGATATATTTTTAATAAAACTTACACCAGGATTAAATCCAGAGATTTTTGATATGCTTCTTAATATGAATTATAAGGGAATTGTAATAGAAGCTTTCGGTGCAGGAGGACTTCATTTTATAAGAAGAGATTTAATATCTAAGTTAGAAAAGATTGTTCAAAAGGGAATAACAGTTGTTGTTTGCAGTCAATGTTTATACGAACGAAGTGATTTTTCAATTTATGAAACAGGAAAATTAGCGTTGGAAAAGGGTGTATTACAAGGATATGACATGACTACAGAAGCAACGGTTACAAAACTTATGTGGGCACTTGGAAAAACAAATGATGTAGAAGAAATTAAGAAAATATTTCAAACAAGCTTTGTTGGAGAAGTTACAATACTTTAA
- the ymfI gene encoding elongation factor P 5-aminopentanone reductase translates to MGKLGGKVALVTGASRGIGRAIAIEFAKEGASVVINYSKDDEGAKETLEEIKRIKGYGILLKEDIGSFQKSKLMVEEIIKTMGKIDILVNNAGISSVGLFMEAEEDGIQKIINTNLLGAMYLTKHALEYMIPRKCGNIINISSMWGEVGASCEVLYSTTKGGINSFTKSLAKELAPSNIRVNAIAPGVIDTKMNSFLRDEDRKSLEEEIPMGRFGLCSEIGKIATFLCSEDSSYITGQIIRADGGLI, encoded by the coding sequence ATGGGCAAATTAGGTGGAAAAGTTGCATTAGTGACAGGTGCTTCAAGGGGGATTGGAAGAGCTATAGCAATAGAATTTGCTAAAGAAGGAGCTAGTGTAGTAATTAATTATTCAAAAGATGATGAAGGAGCAAAAGAAACTTTAGAAGAAATAAAAAGAATAAAAGGATATGGAATATTACTAAAAGAAGATATTGGTTCATTTCAAAAGTCAAAGTTAATGGTAGAAGAAATAATTAAGACTATGGGAAAAATTGATATTTTGGTTAACAATGCGGGAATAAGTAGTGTGGGGTTATTTATGGAAGCTGAAGAGGATGGGATTCAGAAGATAATCAATACTAATTTATTAGGAGCTATGTATCTAACAAAACATGCTCTTGAATATATGATTCCAAGAAAATGTGGTAATATAATAAATATATCTTCAATGTGGGGAGAAGTAGGTGCATCTTGTGAAGTGTTATATTCAACTACTAAAGGTGGAATAAATTCATTTACAAAATCTTTAGCAAAGGAACTTGCACCTTCAAATATAAGAGTAAATGCAATTGCACCAGGTGTAATAGATACAAAGATGAATTCATTTCTTAGAGATGAGGATAGAAAATCTTTAGAGGAAGAAATTCCAATGGGGAGATTTGGATTGTGCAGTGAAATAGGTAAAATAGCTACATTTTTATGTAGTGAAGATTCCTCATATATTACAGGACAAATTATACGAGCTGATGGTGGACTAATTTAA
- a CDS encoding dipeptidase: protein MKFIDLHCDTAGRIFYEKLSLKESICSVDIKKLKKGQSLAQVFAIFVDQELNDNPYDEFLKIYNNFVNEVSKNSDDIEIVTNVKEMDGCRNNNKIGAFLSIEEGEVIKGNIELLKEVYRMGIRILTITWNYKNKLGYPNYLFKYQNEGLTDKGIEVINECENLGIIPDASHLSDGGFYDLIKVCKKPFIASHSNARAITNHPRNLSDEMIKLLANKGGVMGINFCSKFLGKAPISSIEEIIEHIKHIKHVGGIDILSLGSDFDGIINDVEINNASEFNKLYEALKKSNFTEDDIEKIFYKNVQRVFEETL from the coding sequence ATGAAGTTTATTGATTTACATTGTGATACAGCAGGAAGAATTTTTTATGAAAAATTAAGTTTAAAAGAAAGTATATGCAGTGTTGATATTAAGAAATTAAAAAAAGGGCAAAGTTTAGCACAAGTGTTTGCAATATTTGTAGACCAAGAACTAAATGATAATCCATATGATGAATTTTTAAAAATATATAATAACTTTGTAAATGAAGTTTCTAAGAACTCAGATGATATTGAGATAGTTACAAATGTTAAAGAAATGGATGGGTGCAGAAACAACAATAAAATAGGGGCATTTTTATCTATAGAAGAAGGAGAAGTTATTAAAGGAAATATAGAATTACTAAAAGAAGTATATAGAATGGGAATTAGAATTCTAACAATAACGTGGAATTATAAAAACAAATTAGGATATCCCAATTACTTATTTAAATATCAAAATGAAGGATTAACAGATAAAGGTATAGAAGTGATTAATGAGTGCGAAAACTTAGGAATAATTCCAGATGCTTCACATTTATCAGATGGCGGATTTTATGATTTGATTAAAGTGTGTAAAAAGCCTTTTATAGCATCACATTCTAATGCTAGAGCTATAACAAATCATCCTAGAAATTTAAGTGATGAGATGATAAAGCTATTAGCTAATAAGGGCGGAGTAATGGGAATAAATTTTTGTTCGAAATTTTTAGGAAAAGCTCCTATATCATCTATAGAAGAAATTATTGAGCATATAAAACACATAAAACATGTTGGAGGAATTGATATTTTATCTTTAGGAAGTGACTTTGATGGTATAATTAATGATGTAGAAATAAATAATGCTTCAGAATTTAATAAGTTATATGAAGCACTTAAGAAAAGTAATTTTACAGAAGATGATATAGAAAAAATATTCTATAAAAATGTACAAAGGGTTTTTGAAGAAACTTTATAG
- a CDS encoding metallophosphoesterase: MRINCKRGKSCIDKIQKTGQVIEFDNDSRLVFISDVHRGDGGYADSLRVNENIYKAALCFYYENDYTLIELGDGDELWKNKNCLDIAYTYSEVFNILNKFDQNNRLYLIYGNHDIVKSNPEFIKKQQKIFNKIGYKFGYEMLNLYQNVKFYEGAVLRYTPLNKDILAFHGHQVDFINCELWRVSRFLVRYVWRFLEGIAGFKAPTSPANNYDKGSKIDDILQEISQKAKKMIICGHTHNDIFPEVGKGLYFNDGCCVFPSAISCIEITKGEISLIKWKVEVDDENSLYIKRITMGGPEKINQYLYYAK; the protein is encoded by the coding sequence ATGAGGATAAATTGCAAAAGGGGAAAAAGTTGTATTGATAAAATACAAAAAACAGGCCAAGTTATTGAATTTGATAATGACTCTAGACTAGTTTTTATTAGTGATGTTCATAGAGGTGATGGAGGATATGCGGATTCTTTAAGAGTAAATGAAAATATTTATAAAGCCGCACTTTGTTTTTATTACGAAAATGATTATACTTTAATTGAACTAGGTGATGGAGATGAGCTATGGAAAAATAAAAATTGTTTGGATATAGCATATACTTATAGCGAAGTTTTTAACATATTAAATAAGTTTGATCAAAATAACAGATTATATTTGATCTATGGGAATCATGATATAGTAAAATCTAATCCTGAATTTATAAAAAAACAACAAAAAATATTTAATAAGATTGGCTATAAATTTGGATACGAAATGTTGAATCTTTATCAAAATGTGAAGTTTTATGAAGGAGCTGTACTTAGATACACACCACTAAATAAGGATATATTGGCGTTTCATGGACATCAAGTTGATTTTATAAATTGTGAGTTATGGAGAGTTAGCAGATTTTTGGTTAGATATGTATGGAGATTCTTAGAAGGCATTGCAGGATTTAAGGCACCAACGAGCCCAGCAAATAATTATGATAAAGGAAGCAAAATTGACGATATTCTTCAGGAGATATCCCAAAAAGCAAAGAAAATGATTATTTGTGGACATACACATAATGATATATTTCCTGAAGTTGGGAAGGGGCTCTACTTTAATGATGGCTGTTGTGTATTTCCTTCAGCAATATCTTGCATTGAAATAACAAAAGGAGAAATATCATTAATTAAGTGGAAGGTAGAAGTAGATGATGAAAATAGTTTATATATTAAAAGAATAACTATGGGAGGACCTGAAAAAATAAATCAATATTTATATTATGCAAAATAA
- the glyA gene encoding serine hydroxymethyltransferase has translation MNFENIQREDKEIYDLIEEELKRQQKGIELIASENIVSPAVMEAMGSYLTNKYAEGYPGKRYYGGCHVVDKIEQIAIDRAKQLFGAEHANVQPHSGSQANMAVYFTVLEPGDTVLGMDLSHGGHLTHGSPVNFSGKLFNFVSYGVDKETEMIDYENVRKIALECKPKLIVAGASAYARTIDFAKFREIADEVNALLMVDMAHIAGLVAAGVHPSPVPYCDFVTTTTHKTLRGPRGGLILCKEKYAKDLNKNIFPGIQGGPLEHIIAAKAVCFKEALDPSFKTYATNVVENCKELAAQLISKGFKIVSGGTDNHVFLVDLNNKDITGKEAEQLLDSVGITANKNTVPNETRSPFVTSGIRIGTAAITTRGFVKEDMAEIAAIIDEAISNREGDLSQLKVRVEALCDKHPLYK, from the coding sequence ATGAATTTTGAAAACATACAAAGAGAAGATAAAGAAATTTATGATTTAATCGAAGAAGAATTAAAAAGACAACAAAAGGGAATTGAATTAATAGCTTCAGAGAATATTGTTAGTCCAGCAGTTATGGAAGCTATGGGTTCATATTTAACTAATAAATATGCTGAAGGATATCCAGGTAAAAGATATTATGGAGGCTGTCATGTAGTTGATAAAATAGAACAAATTGCAATTGATAGAGCTAAACAATTATTTGGAGCAGAACATGCAAATGTTCAACCTCATTCAGGTTCACAAGCTAATATGGCTGTATACTTTACAGTATTAGAACCAGGAGATACTGTACTTGGTATGGATTTAAGCCATGGTGGGCATTTAACTCATGGTTCACCAGTTAACTTTTCAGGAAAATTATTCAACTTCGTTTCTTATGGAGTAGATAAAGAAACTGAAATGATTGATTATGAAAATGTAAGAAAAATCGCGTTAGAATGTAAACCAAAGCTTATAGTAGCAGGTGCTAGTGCATATGCAAGAACTATTGATTTTGCTAAATTTAGAGAAATAGCAGATGAAGTTAATGCATTACTTATGGTAGATATGGCTCATATTGCAGGATTAGTTGCTGCAGGTGTGCATCCATCACCAGTACCATACTGTGACTTTGTGACAACAACAACTCATAAGACTTTAAGAGGTCCAAGAGGTGGATTAATACTTTGTAAGGAGAAATATGCTAAGGATCTAAACAAAAACATATTCCCTGGAATACAAGGTGGTCCATTAGAACATATTATAGCGGCTAAAGCTGTATGTTTTAAAGAAGCTTTAGATCCAAGTTTTAAGACATATGCAACTAATGTAGTTGAAAATTGTAAAGAACTTGCAGCTCAATTGATTTCAAAAGGATTTAAAATTGTTTCAGGTGGAACAGACAATCATGTATTCTTAGTTGATTTAAATAATAAAGATATAACAGGAAAAGAAGCAGAACAATTATTAGACTCAGTTGGAATCACTGCAAATAAGAATACAGTACCAAATGAAACAAGAAGCCCATTTGTAACTTCTGGAATCAGAATAGGTACAGCAGCAATAACAACAAGAGGGTTTGTTAAAGAAGATATGGCTGAAATTGCAGCTATTATAGATGAAGCAATTTCAAATAGAGAAGGAGACTTGTCACAACTTAAAGTTAGAGTAGAAGCTTTATGTGATAAACATCCATTATATAAATAA
- a CDS encoding threonine/serine ThrE exporter family protein produces the protein MDLNELLKVSTLAGKIMLESGAETYRVEETIVRICTSFGADSADSFVIPTGIIVTATYNNEVSTLVRRITNRGVNLNKIDKVNDLSRKLQCKTIEISDFNLELLKISNSSRYSSLVTLISSAITAGCFSIMFGGNLKDFFTATLIGGCIKILVTICQKLDINEFFINSLGGGLCALLAVLFVKLNLCTNLDKAIIGSIMLLVPGLAITNAIRDTIAGDFLSGIIKAAEAVLVAISIAVGTGAVLSFFMNLLGKIIK, from the coding sequence ATGGACTTAAATGAATTGCTAAAGGTTTCCACTCTTGCTGGTAAAATCATGCTTGAAAGTGGTGCAGAAACTTATAGAGTTGAGGAAACAATCGTAAGAATATGTACTTCTTTTGGTGCTGATAGTGCTGATAGTTTTGTAATTCCTACTGGAATAATCGTTACAGCTACATATAATAATGAAGTGTCTACACTTGTCCGACGAATTACCAACAGAGGAGTAAATTTAAATAAAATTGATAAAGTCAATGATTTATCTCGAAAGCTTCAATGCAAAACAATAGAAATTTCTGATTTTAATTTAGAACTTCTTAAAATATCTAATAGTAGTAGATATTCTTCTTTAGTTACTTTAATTTCTTCTGCTATTACTGCTGGTTGTTTTTCTATAATGTTTGGTGGAAATTTAAAGGATTTTTTTACTGCTACATTAATTGGTGGTTGTATTAAAATATTAGTTACAATATGCCAAAAGCTAGATATAAACGAATTTTTTATTAATTCATTAGGCGGTGGTCTATGTGCTTTATTAGCTGTACTATTTGTAAAATTGAATCTATGTACAAACTTAGATAAGGCAATTATAGGTTCCATAATGTTATTAGTACCAGGACTTGCAATAACAAATGCAATTCGAGATACTATTGCCGGTGATTTTCTATCTGGTATAATTAAGGCCGCTGAAGCTGTACTTGTGGCTATTTCAATTGCAGTTGGAACTGGTGCTGTATTAAGTTTCTTTATGAACTTGTTAGGCAAAATTATTAAATAA
- a CDS encoding threonine/serine exporter family protein, translated as MIEQIFVALISSLGFGIIFNIKGKNLIFAALGGGLSWFCYLTFIQNGISVVLSMFISSLIFSTYSEICARYLKTPVTTIVVCALIPLVPGAGMYYTMYETITGNVNGAVSLGLTTIASAGALALGVIFVSTITRQVTNLKKVKEKLFEK; from the coding sequence ATGATTGAACAAATTTTCGTAGCGTTAATCTCATCTTTGGGATTTGGAATTATTTTTAATATAAAAGGAAAAAATCTAATCTTTGCAGCTTTGGGCGGAGGCTTAAGTTGGTTTTGTTATCTAACTTTTATACAAAATGGTATTAGTGTTGTTTTATCAATGTTTATATCATCTTTAATATTTAGTACATATTCAGAAATTTGTGCAAGATATTTAAAAACTCCAGTTACTACAATTGTAGTTTGTGCTTTAATTCCTTTGGTTCCTGGAGCAGGAATGTATTATACCATGTATGAAACTATAACTGGAAATGTAAATGGTGCTGTATCTCTTGGACTGACAACAATAGCAAGTGCTGGTGCTTTAGCTCTTGGCGTAATATTTGTATCTACAATAACAAGACAGGTTACAAATCTGAAAAAAGTTAAAGAAAAATTATTTGAAAAATAA
- a CDS encoding DUF6483 family protein — MLKNDYMKEVENTLQLVRDDVDKNIANGDIDKAKERVNKELKSLIGLDIKTIDVFSFKSIEELLCKDVQYNSEKFIAFACLMNLEGIIASRENNDNAKVSYYEKSLEGFYKAYIDDDDINAKYLEDAVEAANELSNYELSLDLDRKILRLYEMANKLDKAEDTIFYMLRKTNNDGSIILEGMKFYNRLKQREIDELKEGNLPIEEVEDGILELERRLGL, encoded by the coding sequence ATGTTAAAAAATGATTATATGAAAGAAGTAGAAAATACTTTACAATTAGTAAGAGATGATGTAGATAAAAATATAGCAAATGGAGATATAGATAAAGCTAAAGAAAGAGTTAATAAAGAACTTAAATCATTGATTGGACTTGACATTAAGACAATAGATGTTTTTTCATTTAAGAGTATAGAAGAGCTGCTTTGTAAAGACGTTCAATATAATAGTGAAAAATTTATTGCTTTTGCATGTCTTATGAATCTTGAAGGAATTATTGCTAGTAGAGAAAATAATGATAATGCAAAAGTTTCTTATTATGAGAAATCCTTAGAGGGATTTTATAAGGCATATATAGACGATGACGATATTAACGCTAAGTATCTAGAAGATGCTGTAGAGGCAGCTAATGAATTAAGTAATTATGAGCTTTCATTAGATTTAGATAGAAAAATATTAAGGCTTTATGAAATGGCAAATAAATTAGATAAAGCAGAAGATACTATATTTTATATGCTTAGAAAAACAAATAATGATGGAAGTATAATTTTAGAGGGAATGAAATTTTATAATAGACTTAAGCAAAGAGAAATTGATGAATTAAAAGAAGGAAATTTACCTATAGAAGAAGTTGAAGATGGAATTTTGGAACTTGAAAGAAGACTTGGACTATAA
- a CDS encoding APC family permease — MNKNIGLITLCGLIIGPILGSGIVLLPPIAYNNIGEWAIFAWIIIMILGIVFAYVFTFLSLESPGNEGVAIAVGNTLGLFFRDLCSNFLTTAVCFGPIAVLLTASTFLKNINFFKNVEVEWIVFGFIIFCTILLTRGVKSIGKFNLVFTGLTALILLFGSAYTLIFSSDFHLSKTPFSFSEFGQTLLLLFWAIVGWEVVGNYIENIKNPKKTLMKAMTISLIVIIGLYIMVALSLQSFRGNTYDIISIMTPLFGSFAIPLITVMACGLCVSTYLMIVGGVTRMSAKRSENNKLPLYLSKTNKYESPVNAIFTLASIHCFMLILVSLNILTIGSLVSCANVFFLANAIIGLCAGFKLLKSIKFRISIAILVISFLLLILRADIWSQILLIIVFILSLYNAHSKK, encoded by the coding sequence ATGAATAAAAACATAGGACTTATAACTCTTTGTGGTCTTATAATTGGACCTATTCTTGGATCAGGTATTGTTTTGTTACCGCCAATAGCTTATAACAACATTGGAGAGTGGGCAATATTTGCATGGATTATTATAATGATTTTAGGTATTGTATTTGCTTATGTATTTACATTTTTAAGTTTAGAAAGCCCAGGAAATGAAGGTGTGGCAATTGCAGTTGGCAATACACTGGGACTTTTCTTTAGAGATCTTTGCTCAAATTTTCTTACAACTGCTGTTTGTTTTGGACCTATAGCCGTTTTGCTTACTGCTTCAACATTTTTAAAGAATATAAACTTTTTTAAAAATGTTGAAGTTGAATGGATTGTTTTTGGATTTATTATTTTTTGTACAATTTTACTTACAAGAGGAGTTAAATCTATAGGAAAGTTTAATTTGGTATTTACAGGATTGACAGCACTTATACTTTTATTTGGGAGTGCATATACGTTAATATTCTCATCCGATTTTCATTTATCTAAAACTCCTTTTTCATTCTCTGAATTTGGACAAACGCTTTTGCTTTTATTCTGGGCAATTGTTGGATGGGAAGTTGTTGGAAATTATATTGAAAATATTAAAAATCCTAAGAAAACACTTATGAAAGCAATGACAATAAGTCTTATAGTGATTATTGGTCTTTATATTATGGTTGCACTTTCGTTACAAAGCTTTAGGGGAAATACATATGACATTATTTCAATAATGACTCCTTTATTCGGTTCATTTGCTATACCACTAATTACAGTTATGGCATGTGGACTTTGTGTATCAACTTATCTTATGATAGTTGGAGGGGTAACAAGAATGAGTGCAAAACGATCAGAAAATAATAAGTTACCATTATATTTATCAAAAACAAATAAGTATGAAAGCCCAGTTAATGCAATTTTTACTTTAGCTAGTATACACTGCTTTATGTTAATTTTAGTTAGTTTAAATATTTTAACTATTGGTAGTCTGGTGTCATGTGCAAATGTATTCTTTTTAGCGAATGCAATTATAGGATTATGCGCAGGTTTTAAATTATTAAAAAGTATTAAATTTAGAATATCAATTGCCATACTTGTTATATCATTTTTATTACTTATTTTAAGAGCGGATATTTGGAGTCAAATACTTTTAATTATAGTTTTCATATTATCATTATATAATGCACACTCAAAAAAATAA